GGTGCATTGTCGATCTGACGAATTTATGTTTCCCACTTCAAGGTTCCTCCCACGATTCTGCGTGGGCCCATATTGGATGAAGTGCATCAGCAGATTAATCCATGGATATATCAGGTTAATCATATGTATACTGCTTGTCtgaaccaccactcataaggatttACTTGCTTCTTTTTTCTTCCTGATCTTCGTGTTCTCAACGAATTTCTAGCACACATCTTTGTTGCTACAGCAACATGGCGCTATTCGTTTGCAAATTTTGATAGTAACACTATTCGTTCTAAATTATCATATACCTTAGACTCGGTAGATTTACTATTGTCCATTCAACATCTTCTGTATAACATGTGCGGTTCACCTATGATTATGCAGGAATAGCAACATGAACTAAATGTCCTGTCCAAGCCAAAGAACTTACCCCGAAAAGTCCTGACAAATGATGTATCCACAACAATTTTTACTTCTCGTTCCGGCAAACGAATAATCATTAAGTCCTCTTTCCGGACAAGACATACAAAGAGACCCGCCAACTGTCTTTTTAGTGAATCTTTAAAAGATAGATATTGTATTTTTTTTTTACAATTTTGGTTAAGTGAGGGATCAAATATGTCGATGAAATGGTTTGAACTATTTACTAGGAAAAAAGGGgtcccacaatataagagcgttttttgacactagtgagGTTGATAGTGCCAAAATATGGActttattcttttttttcattCCTTGTTAATCGactaaaaataattttttttcttgaTAATTGATATAGCTTTTCTTATCTTTGTGCAGATAACTAGAGTTTACAAGGGAAAGGACTATGTGGAAACCGAGTTCATAGTGAGTGCTGTGTCATTGCACCTTGCATTGATTTCTTCTTGGAGGCCTTCACATTTTGCATGACAATACATTCGCCTTGTTTCTTTTCTGTCATTACATATTTCTAACATCTTATTAATAATTGTTTTTATTCGTAGGTTGGACCAATACCAGTCGACGATGAAAATGGAAAAGAACTTTCAACTGAAATCATTACTAGCATGGCAACAAACAAAACATTTTACACTGATTCCAGTGGGCGTGATTTCATCAAAAGGGTATGATGCACTACCACTAGCACTTGACCCTTTCCCCAGACAAAAAATGTCTATTGTCTTTCTAATAAATGTAGTGAAAGCAAAAAAATAGTTCACAGACAATTGCATTAATGATTCTTGTCGTAGTTTTGAAAGGGGGGAGAAACTAGTGATGTTATAGAGGATAACTGCAATATAAATTAAGTGTTGCAACAGTGCACAGTTATGCCATCACTTATTTTAGTATATAATATGCCCTTTTTTCTTTCAGGTACGGGATTATCGCTCGGAGTGGAAGATTGAAGTAAACCAACCTGTTGCTGGAAACTATTATCCTGTGAGCTCTTGTTTTCTCTATTACAGTATATTTTATACAAGGAAGCTTAGTAGTATCCTTAAGAAATGGCTTCTTTCATCCTTTTCCATCATTGAGTTGACATCTGAAAGTAGTTAGGAGTTCACTTTGCACTTCCCCTCAGTTTACACATATTTTGTTTTTGGAGGGTTTTTGGTTTACTTTGTAATTGATATGTTTTTGGTCATTGACTCTACCTGTAGATGAAAACAGATATCTAATGACAGCTAAAGTAGCTCTCTTCTTTACTTATTTAGCATCCTAAGAATAACACCTGATCTCGACATGTAGTGATTTTATTGTGTAGCTTAGACGAGATGATGTGATCTCGCAGTGCAAAAGGGGACACAAATTTTGACATTTAATGACAGATAAGGCAAGTCTCTCCATTTGGTGTCATACGAGAGGGTTGACATAGGAAGTTGATCATTTAATGACAGATTTAGCCGTATTTGGAGAACTTTGGTAGGCGAGGGGCTATTGGTGATTATGGAGGTCATAAGAAGTTGAACTTTGGAGGATCCAAAGTTGCAAATTATTCTGTAGTTTCACTTATAGATTGTGATGGGGCTGATTTATACACAGATTGATAGATCTGTATTTATTTTCAGATTAATCTTGGCATTTATGTGGAAGATGGCAGCAAAGAGTTGTCTATACTTGTAGACAGGTCTGTTGGAGGTTCGAGCATAAAGGATGGACAAATAGAGCTAATGCTACACAGGTACATGTCACACTCAGAGTTGCACAGTATTTTCTTGCTTCATTCATACTGTTGCAATTTTCTTTTTCTACCTCTGCTTGGTTAAATATTTCCTACTCCTTGTGTAGGAGGCTACTCAATGATGATGGTCGTGGTGTTGCGGAAGCACTAGATGAAAAAGTCTGTTTGGATGATCAATGTGAAGGACTAGTTGTAAGTAATGAATATCTTTCTGACCATGTGCTTTGGATGGAATTCAGAACCAGATGTTGGCATATATCACCAAATCCTGTTGTGCAGATCAATTTGTTCTATTATTTGCAAGCACACAATATGTTGTGCAGAAACATTATCTAAAGCAACTTATTACATTATCAACAGATTGAAGGAAAATACTATCTCAAAATTGACCCACAAGGTGACGGAGCTAGGTGGCGTCGTACATTTGGTCAGGAGCTGTACTCCCCTCTTCTTCTTGCGTTCGCAGAAAAGGTACAGCATAAATTTTGTTGCACTCGTGATCGATCAAACAGTTATTCTTGTCGCATTGAACATTCCCCTACTTGTTTTTCCAGGATGGAGGCAACTGGGGGAATTCACATGTTTCATCATTCTCTGCAATGGATCCAACTTACAGCCTTCCTGAAAATGTCGCGTTGCTTACTCTTGAGGTATGTGTATGTCTATGGAGAATGGACCATTGTTATCATATCTCCTTAAAAAGGGAAAAAAATCGGTATGTACTGGGCAAGAGAGTGCTGATCTGATAACTCTGAGTACcgtaccgtttattttgcaatgttGCAAGCTAGTTTTTAATCCTGCTGGTTTGAGAGGTTACAAGTAATACCAGCCAGTTAGCTGCAACAAATGTAATCAACACCACAGAATATTGATGAAAATGGTATCTGGATCCGTTTGCTGCGCGTGTTAAAAATACCTATGCGTTGTACAGGAACTCGAAGATGGAAGTGTTCTCCTTCGGTTGGCTCACCTATACGAGGTCTCATACTTTGGTCATTCTCATTTATTTTCTCTCGCTCCAATCAGATCCAGTTTTGTACCTTTTGTAAAACATTGTCCTGTGCATATAGGCTGGAGAGCATAAGGATCTCTCGGCCCCGGCGAGTGTCGACCTCAAGAGGGTATTCCCAGATAAAAAGGTAACCTCCATTAAAATCTACACCGTTTTATTTATTTGATTGGATCTTGATGAATATTCTCACACCCTTCCCAATCCTGATGCTCCAGATCGGCAAGATAATCGAAACAAGCCTATCGGCGAACCAAGAGCGCGCTGCcatggagaagaagaggctgaAGTGGAAGGTGGCAGGGCCTCCCCCAAAAGAAAATGTGGTCCGTGGAGGGCCCTTGGACCCCTCCAAGCTCGTCGTCGAGTTGGCACCCATGGAGATCCGCACATTCGTCATCAACTTCGACCACCGACTCGCCGCACATCCGATGTAAGCGCCATGGCGATGATCGCCGACGTTgttgttaggaataagcaacttgtattcccatgaggccataggccgatatatatacatgtataggtgtggaacatatgcaggaaaccccttatataacgggataaatacaaaggggtacatgacttatattataactctaacacccccctcaaactcatggtggatgaacaacactgagtttggagagataaaagccatgttgtgctctagtccgggctttcgtcaggaaatccgccaactgtaactcggaaggcacatactgaagagcaataacctgatcctgcacaccagcgcgcacatagaaagcatcaacaccaatatgcttagtgagctcatgcttcataggatcgcgcgcaatgctaatagcacctgtactgtcagataagagcagagtcggtgtagtgacagaaacaccaaaatcctgaagtaaccaacgtaaccaagtcacctctgccgtcaaaagagccatggctcgcaactcagcctcagcactcgaacgggaaactgcaatctgtttcttcgtcttccaagcaatgagagaaccgccaagaaaaacacagtaagcagaaagtgaacggcgatcagaaggatcactagcccacgtagcatccgaataggcctgaagctgtaaagaactggagctaggaaagaatagacggtgagagatcgtgccccgaagatatcggagaacacgaaggagatgactatagtgaaccgatgtgggagcagagacaaactgactcagaatatgaaccggataagagatgtccggacgagtgacagctagatagacaagattgccaacgagatgacgataacgcgtcgggtcagggagaggatcaccatcagtagcacggaggtgaacattgagctccataggagtctcaacaatgcgctcgtcagtaagagcagcacgagcaagaagatcctggatatacttttcccgagatataaaaaagccatcagaggtagaagagacttcaatcccaagaaagtagcgaagaggtccaatatcagacataagaaactgctcattAAGACgagcctttacaaaggcaatatactcggggtcatccccagtgatgatcatgtcatcaacatagagaagaagaagagtccgaccacgaggagaaaggtgaataaacaatgctggatcatgagcacttgctgaaaaaccagcagtagtgaccacagaggcaaaccgctcaaaccaggcgcgaggggcttgcttaaggccatagagagagcgacgaagacgacataccatgccatcaggaacagaatacccaggtggtggctgcatgtacacctcctcacgcagctcaccattaagaaagacattcttaacatcaagctgagatatagaccagtggcgtgcagaggcaacgacaagaagtgtacgaacagtggtcatatgggccacaggagcaaaagtctcgtcataatcacgaccatgctcctgctgaaaaccacgagccacaagacgagctttgtgacgctcaagagaaccatcggagcgagtcttaaccttgtagacccacttacaagtgatgggacggactccgggaggaagagaaacaagatcccaggtaccagtgcgttcaagagcagcaatctcctctgccatcgcaaactgccattcaggatgaacaacagcctgacggtaagaagtcgactcaagaacagcagcaccagcggtgggaaatccaaagcgatcaacaggcggacgaggacgagaacgcaagccataagtaggctgagaggaagaggacgactcatccaatgaagcatccacaggtcgtgaacgacgagtgtaatgctgaggaaaagatggaacaatagaaggaggaatcgccaaggtagaatcggggggtggcgacgaagaagtcaccggagatgaaggtgtaaaatccggtgacatgctaggcgaggagaccggagaagatggtggctgcaaatcgactagaggtggagaagcagagggagtggaacgaataggcacaggcacgacgggggtgataggtgagtcaggaaaagtgaggaaagagatatcctccactgaaaaaatcgaggaagatgggcgtgggtagaaaggacgagactcatcaaaagtcacgtctcgagagatacgcatccgacgaccgataggatcccaacaacgatagcccttatgctcatcactgtagcctaagaagacacactcaacagactgagcggtcagtttggtgcgttcgcgaggggcaagaagaacatagcaaacacaaccaaacaagcgaagcatcgaataatcgggagaacaatcaaaaagacgctcaaaaggaacgccaccctgcaaagcagcggacggctgaaggttgatgagataggcggaagtggagatagcctcggcccaaaaatgaggcggaagagaggcggcgatcatcatcgcacgagccgtctcaagaaggtgacgatgcttgcgctcagacacgccattctgagcatgagcaccaggacaagagaactgggcaagagtaccctgctcagcaaggacaccacgcaacatcttagagatatactcgccagcggagtcagcatgaaaaacacgaatgggtgaagagaactgagtatgaaccatggcagcaaaacgcttataaatagacaacacctcactacgagaagtcatgaaataaagccatgtgtaacgagagaaatcatctatgaaaataatatatatttatgaccacctttcgaagcgaaaggagccggaccccatacatcagaatggactaaatcgaaaggacgcttagacactgactcactatCTGAATATGGTAAttgaatctgcttgccaagacgacaaccctgacactctaaagagacatctcctgagacagaccccagaagacctcgacgaactaaagacgataaccgagaaccacacaaatgaccaagtcgatgatgccactgcttgaaggaaccagtaacaGAGGCGACAGAAGCGGAGGgactggcgatggtggtggcagcggaaggaacatgaagccagtccaactcccaaagaccctgagaatcacggcggcgagggccagccccaaccagagtgtgcgtgcgacggtcctggacagaacaagagtcaacgtcaaggatgacacgacaaccagaatcagtaagttgaccagcagaaaacagattcatggtaagtcgaggaacatgagcaacatcaggaacagaataagaaggagtggaaagattgcctctactagcaacagaaagtggagtaccatcagcagtgaagacatgaacaggagaatccagcgatcgaagagaggacaaagcggaagaatgagaagacatatgaaaagaagctccagagtccagaacccatggggatgtacctgactgtgtagagggcggttgctcagtgcgggaagcatcagtcacagaaccagcagtacccgtcgaggaagaacctgaagccgcgagcagatgcttaagtctcagaatatcctgctcagtcaaagcaatggctgaagctgtcgagggagatgacgaagtccctgaggaggatgatcgcgccttgcgcaggtgtttccgctttgtgtagcactgggactcaatatgaccatcattgttgcagtagtcacaatgtggacgggggcgacctgagcctccagaaggagtgggcaagagcggcggagcactcgagcgagaatgggtcggtgcagcaggtggagtggaagaagcccgagtagcgagcacagagggaacctccagcaaactagcaccacgtaagcgagtctcctcagcacgaatctctgaaagcgcctccatgagagaaatacggccacgagcaaacaactgagcacgccggggctcaaactccttacggagccgagacaggaactcgtagacgcgatgaaactccaaattgtcctggacagcctggcagcaggggcaagtacgacaaccagcactgcggagagaatcaagctggcgccagatagcagaactctgtgcataaaagtcatcaacagtagagtcaccctgctgaagagcatgctcctgacgaaccacagaaaggtataaggcatcaccagagggctcatagcgctgacgaagacaAGTCCACATCTGaaagacagtaggaagacccagaaactcagaagcaaactgaggcagaacactagcagtgagaacagctgcagcacgagcatcatcatcaagccactgggtgtaaacagacaaagcaccatgatacatctgaagagcctcctcataagccaaaaccctctcatcataagcacgatcagcagcctcatcagcaagcttagccgcatccttggcaGCCTGATTAGCGTCTGTAGGAAGAACCGgtggagtcggcggagtaggggccaccagaggaaccggacgtggcggacagcagacctcgccagaaagaacaccccagagacggatgccacgcatgtgaatgcgcatgaagccatcgaactcggtgtagttagtaccatcgaagatcaccggacagcgagggacagcaACATAGCCCGATGCAGCAGACATTTTTTTTAGCAGAGATCCGAAATCAGCAGAATCCGACGAGAGAGCTTCCAATCGGGAACGGGACGGGATCGGGGAGCGGCAGGCAGTCGATCAGGGGGCAGCTGGCAGTCGGCGGCTGAAGAACCGCAGGGGCCAGGGCCGACTGGAGAGGAGATCGACAGGAGATTAgagccggctggagacgagccCCATGCTTCGATCGAGCGGCGGGAGCAGGAGATCGGGGGCGCCTGCGGGAGTCCGGGGCTGGCGGGAGCAGAAGATCGGGGCCGGCGGGACGAGCCCCCTGCTTCGATCGAGCGGACGAAGAGGAGATCGAGCGGGGTTGGAGATCGATCGGGATGTACAGACGGATCAAACACACGAGTTGCAGCGTGCaaaaaattgacctagctctaataccatgttaggaataagcaacttgtattcccatgaggccataggccgatatatatacatgtacaagtgtggaacatatgcaggaaacctcTTATACAacaggataaatacaaaggggtacatgacttatattataactctaacagttGTAACTTTTTTGTAATTTTGAATCAGAATGTTGTATTGTTGAAGCTTAACTCGAATGAGTTGTGAATAGCAATAAGAAATAATGTGGCTACGGAGGCCTGGAGCGTCATCAACATCTTAAATAAGTTTCAGCTAGTGACATCAGTTGCTTGAGTACTTGAGGGCATACTCTGACGCCAAATTATTGATTTAacataatatttttcaaagtcaaattttgtaaattttgaccaagtttatagaaaaactaTCAACTTAcagtaccattagattcatcataaaatATGTTTTTGAACGTAAATATTCATGTTATACCTATAACTTTGTTCAAAGTTTAcaaagattttttttttaaaaaaaaattataggAGTGAGTATGTGGTTGTGATGGTATGGTAGTGTCTGAGTACCAAGTGTGGAATTTTGACTCCCTGGCTTGAATTTTttcttttggaatatttagaaatcATCTTTTTAACTTTGAAAATTTTCTGAAAaaaatacacacacatacacatggatGAAGTAAGTTTTGACGATGCGACGACTTTTTTTTTAATCTGTGGCTCACATACAAACATATTTCATCATGCAACTTTACAAACATGAAGTCATATATTATACTCTCTCAGTCCTAAAATAAGTGCCCGATGTGCCAACGATTCGATGAGGATGGAGGCCATCTCTTTTTTTAAATGCAAGCTATGTAGTAAGGAAAGTGTGGAGCCTGATGGAATTGGAAAGCGTCCGACAGCAATGTATGAACCTAACTGATCCAAAGCAGATTATCTGTTACTACTTGCTAAGTGCCGACCTTGAAGCCAAAACCAAATGCATTAGTCTGCTTTGGAACTGGTGGAAGTGTAGAAACAAGGTGAATTTTGAGGGAAAAAAGTTTTGTTGCAACTCAGTTGTTTTTCAGGCTGGTTCTGATGCAAAGGAGTATGTAGAGTTCTTTGCACAGCGCAAAGATTCAAGTCCAAAAACAGTGCAAGGGTGGAAGCCCCCGCCACAGGATATTCTAAAGATTAACGCTGATGgaagtttccatagtgacaagaaGTGTGGTGGCTGGGGGTTTGTGATCCGAGACCACATGGGAGATGTAATGGGTGCAGGTGCTGGCAGGGTGGAGTACGCCCAAGATGTTCTACAGGTGGAGGCTGAAGCGTGTGTGCATGCCTTGAACTATGCCCAGGAGTGGGGAATGATCAACATCTTGGTAGAGACGGATGCGCAGAATTTGGTCCAAGCTATCACTAACACGAAGAACTACGATCTAGCGCCAAATGGAGTCCTTTTTAGGGAAATAATTGCCCTTGCTATGTTGCATTTAAGTTCTTTTTCTATCTCTTTTTGCCCACGGGATTGTAATAATGTTGCGGATGCTCTAGCGACGCACGGATCGAAGATGGTGCATGTGTCCCAAGCCGTATGGCCGGGCGCTGCTCCTACCTTTATCCGAGACTTGATTGCCGACGATCTTGTTCGGCGTGGTTAATTGaaatgaaattaaaaaaaaaaccctggtaagctatctcaaaaaacaaaaacccttaGTCAAGCACCTGGTCCTATCGTGAAAAAAAAAAACCCTCCACTCCTGCTCGCCCAAGGCCCAAACTCAACATTTAAAAAAAAAAACAAGGCGGCCCGCTCTCCCCGGCTGCTCCCATGGCGAAGGAGGACCCGGGGCCTCAGCCGGCGGAGGGCAACGCCCCGTTGCCGGCGGGGTTCATCTTCAGGTGCGACGGCGCGACCAAGCCCGAGTGCTTCAGGTACAGGGTGCTGGGCCTGCCGCGGCGGAGGCTGGGAGCCGTCTCCCGGATCAGGCGCGGCGCGGCGCTCTTCCTCTACGACTTCGACGCCAGGTACCTCTACGGGCCCTACCGCGCCGACTCCGACGGCGGGCGCGACCTCGAGCCCGCCGCCTTCGAGGGCCGCCTACCCGCCCAGGTACCGTCCCGGCCCCCCTCGCGTTCCAGGCCTGGACTCTGGAGTCATGTGTGATTGTGCGTGTATGAATCTCTCCACCATCAAGGATGCAGTGCTGATTTGCCACTCGATGCGTGACTGAAATGTGGGTCCTGGTGCCACATTTCAAATCTGTATGGTTATCTCCCAAAAGAGTCCTGTCAATtttaattttctgaaatttcaGTTCATCTTGGCTCGTCTTATGATCTTCAGTTTCCAAAATGGCATCCAGCAATCAACTTGATAGATGAGCCGTACATTATTATTACTCATAAATTGAATGTTCAGTCTTCTTGTATCTGCAGGTCAAATTCATGATTGATGGTGATTTCATGCCTGTCCCAGGGAAAATCGTAAGATACACCATAAAAGAGAATTATCCCGGCAAATTCTTGCCAGAACTTACCTTTGCACAAGTAAGTGGAATCGGTGTTTATTGATGTTTTGTATTTGAGTAGAGGTGAAACGAATTCTGCTGAATCTTTCTTGTAGATAGCTCCTGTACAAAATGGTTCAAACTTAAGGCAGTCTGCCAGATGAACACTCATGCTCGCTTATTTATGGCCTTCTGTATACATTAAAGTATCAAACTAGTCAATTCTCATCTTGTTGTGCCTAGTTTAACTACAGATGGAGGGCTATTTTATGAAAAGCAATAATTAGGAGAGCCGCGTGCTTCAGAACTTGCTGCTGTGGTGTAAGCATATGTAGAAGCAAGTCGAGATTGAGAGGGATTACAATGTACTACCTCTGTAATCAAATTATTTCCTTTTCCTGGGAAAATAGCAACATGGTATAGAGATGAAAAAAGTGGGTGTAATGGGAACATGTTCTTCTTTCTATCACTTCTTCTCTTGAGTTTTTAGGTGAAATTACTGGTATAATCATATCAGTGTATCGGCTAGTTGGAATGGACAGGGATAACATCTTTATCCTCCATCTTTCTACTCTGTCTTTAATTTTATCAGTGGTAGCTGTGAACTTTATCGTACATTTACCTGCATTGAATTTCCATTGTTTTTGGTATTCTGTTGTAGGTTGAGAAACTGAGAGCATTGTTCCGTCCAATTACTTCACTGCCAGTGCCAGAGGCACCACCCCTGCATTATGTTGGCAACAGTCATTCCGCTCCATCTGCTGCTTTTCTGCCTCCTTCggcttcatcttcagactcaacaCAGCCAGCTGCTTATGTGCCTCACCCAAGCGCCCATGTTCTCACTCCAGCTGCTCAGCTGGTGCCAAATGAACCTTATGCATGCCCAGATTCTCACCTTCCTGCTCCGACTGCTCAATTCGCCGCGCCTGCTTACTATGTGACCACAACTGCGCATCTGTATCAAGCAGGTTATCAAACATATGGTGCATCGCCTGCCACCTACCACTACGCCCAAGCGCCTCCTTTGCAACTTGTCTATGTGCAAGCCCAACACCCTGTGCCAGAACATGTTACAGACCCTGCCTGTCCCTCTGATCCCAGCTATGATGCTAATGGGAATGATCCGTATCTATTTGATGCTGTGAAGTCTCAGTACCTGGAAACTACTTCTGGGAGGTATGTATGGTAGCCACCAGTTGGGCCTAGTACTTCTCTGTTTCTTAATATCTACATGCAAAGCTATTTTTTGCAATCCAATTTTTATACATATAGGTCCATGCCCACCTCGTTGACGTCTCAACTTAAAAGGAACTACTTGCAGGGACAATGTAGATCGGAAGCCGCCATCTATTCCTGTGTCTTTTTTCCTTTGCTACATGCACAAGTAATTGATCGTGCTTTTTCCTCGTACTTTTTGTGTTTCAGAGCTGCTGCACCACATGAAGTGGCCGCGAAGAACCCGCAACTTGTCATGCATTGTGTGTACGCCCCAGGCAGCGAGTGTGCAACCGGAGAAACCACGCAGTCCAGTGCTGAAGGAGCCGCATCGGCGGTCTACTCCCATGGCTGCGCCATTGGTGTACGCCGTCGCAGCTGCACCACATGAAGTGGCCGGGACGAACCTGCAACTTGTCATGCACTATGGGTATGCCCCAGGCAGCGAGGGTGCAACCGCAGAAACTACGCAGTCCAGTGCTGAAAGAGCCGCATCGGCAATCTACTCCCATGCTGGTGCCCCAGCGACCACTCAGGCTGTGCCATCGGTGTA
This window of the Triticum aestivum cultivar Chinese Spring chromosome 5D, IWGSC CS RefSeq v2.1, whole genome shotgun sequence genome carries:
- the LOC123123516 gene encoding uncharacterized protein isoform X2, with product MAKEDPGPQPAEGNAPLPAGFIFRCDGATKPECFRYRVLGLPRRRLGAVSRIRRGAALFLYDFDARYLYGPYRADSDGGRDLEPAAFEGRLPAQVKFMIDGDFMPVPGKIVRYTIKENYPGKFLPELTFAQKLRALFRPITSLPVPEAPPLHYVGNSHSAPSAAFLPPSASSSDSTQPAAYVPHPSAHVLTPAAQLVPNEPYACPDSHLPAPTAQFAAPAYYVTTTAHLYQAGYQTYGASPATYHYAQAPPLQLVYVQAQHPVPEHVTDPACPSDPSYDANGNDPYLFDAVKSQYLETTSGRAAAPHEVAAKNPQLVMHCVYAPGSECATGETTQSSAEGAASAVYSHGCAIGVRRRSCTT
- the LOC123123516 gene encoding uncharacterized protein isoform X1; the encoded protein is MAKEDPGPQPAEGNAPLPAGFIFRCDGATKPECFRYRVLGLPRRRLGAVSRIRRGAALFLYDFDARYLYGPYRADSDGGRDLEPAAFEGRLPAQVKFMIDGDFMPVPGKIVRYTIKENYPGKFLPELTFAQVEKLRALFRPITSLPVPEAPPLHYVGNSHSAPSAAFLPPSASSSDSTQPAAYVPHPSAHVLTPAAQLVPNEPYACPDSHLPAPTAQFAAPAYYVTTTAHLYQAGYQTYGASPATYHYAQAPPLQLVYVQAQHPVPEHVTDPACPSDPSYDANGNDPYLFDAVKSQYLETTSGRAAAPHEVAAKNPQLVMHCVYAPGSECATGETTQSSAEGAASAVYSHGCAIGVRRRSCTT